The region TTGGGTTCCTTCATGAAAATCTCGTACACCTCGTTGTTGTTCCTGGCCGTCGAAATCGATGACACGCGGTGCAGCAGCTTGCGGATGCTGGCGCCATTCTTTTCCAAACTGCTGCGCTGCGGATACACGGCCACGCCGTTGCGCCCCAGCGCCTGCACCACTTCGGCCGGCAGCGCGCGCGCCGGCATGGCGTTGGGCCGGCCCAGATGGTAGCCCTGGCCGAACGCCACGCCCAGGTCGCGCAAGACCAGCAATTCCGTCTGTGCCTCAATGCCCTCGGCGATCACCAGGGTGCCGGACTTTTCCGCGATCTCCTGGATCGAGCGCACGAACTGCAGTTTCACGGGGTCGTTATTGATGCCCTGGATAAAATGCATGTCGATCTTGACATATTCCGGCCGCAGCTCCGACCACAGGCGCAGGCTGGAAAAACCTTCGCCCAGGTCGTCGATGGCGATCTGGAAGCCCATGTTACGGTAATGCAGCACGGCTTCGCGCATCAGCTCGTAATCATAAGTGGGCTGGTTTTCCGTCAGTTCGATGATCACCCGTTCCGGGTTGATGCCGATCTGCTCGATGTATTCCAGGGTTTCACCGTGGCGCGCATTGCGCAGCAACAGGCATTCCGGGCTGACATTGAGAAACAGCTTGCCTGGCAGATTCAATTCGGCGAAGCGTTCCAGCACCACCTGCCGGCACAGATGCTCGACCTCCAGCGTCAGGCCGCAGGCGCGCGCCACCTTGAACAGATTCATGGGCGCATGCAGGGGGCTGTCGGACGGCCCGCGTATCAGGCCCTCGTAGCCGATGATGTTGCCGCTGGCCATCTGGATAATCGGCTGGAACAGGGCGCTGAGCTTGCGCCCGGCCAGGATATCGTGCAATACATCGGCGGCTTCGACTGTCATGGGGAGCGGGGACGATGCCGGCGGTTTCAAATAGGCCACATTCGCAGGCAGCGCTGGGTCCGGGGCGGACATGGCGGAAGAGAGAGCGAATGTGTGCATGGCGAAAGGTGGTGCGTGATAGTGGCACGGCCACCGGACGGGCCATGATCATGTTGCCTATAGTAAATATGTTTTATGACCGCTTGATGAAATGCGAGCGCTTCTGACAATATTTCTTTACTGGCGATTAACAGTGCGTGATTTTCCGTAGCACGCAATAAACGGCTTTTTGAGCCGTAGTATCCTGAAATTCTCCAAATAAAAAATGGAGAAACGCTGGTATAACTGTGCATTAAAAACTGCGATACGCGCTATGATTTATGTTGGCGAAAGTCAACATGGGCAGCCGCAGGCTTGCTTCCTTAGACATCTACAATGAGACATCTCCCCATGCAATTACGTAGTGCAACCCTCGTATTCAGTTTGCTGGCCGCCTTCGGTGGTAATGCCTTGGCACAGACCTGTCCGGCTGGCGACAGCCCGGCCGTGACCTATCCGGTCACCAAGAAAGTCGACCAGCAGGACAGCTATTTCGGCACGACCATCGCCGACCCGTACCGCTGGCTGGAAGACGCCAACAGCGCCGAGACGCATGACTGGGTGGTGGAACAGAACAAGCTGACCCAATCCTACCTGGGCACGATTCCCGAACGCGAGGCGATCAAGCAGCGCCTGACCAAGCTGTGGAACTACGAGCGTTTCAGCACGCCAAGCAAGCAGGGCGGCCGCTACTTCTACACGCGCAACGATGGCTTGCAAAACCAGGCCGTGCTGTACACGGTGAAGAAACTGACGGACGAGCCGCGCCTGCTGCTGGACCCGAACACCCTGTCGGCTGACGGCACGGTGGCGCTGGCCGGCACCTCGATCAGCCCGAACGGCAAGTTCCTGGCCTATGCGACGGCCGCCTCCGGTTCCGACTGGAACGAGTGGAAAGTGCGCGATATCGATACCGGCAAGGATTTGACGGACGAAATCAAATGGGCCAAGTTCTCGGGCGCCTCGTGGACCAAGGACAATACGGGCTTCTTCTACAGCCGCTACGACGCGCCGAAGGAAGCCACCAAGCTGGCCGATATCAATTACTTCCAGAAACTGTACTTCCATAAACTGGGTACGCCGCAAAGCGCCGACGTGCTGGTGTTCGACCGTCCTGACCAGAAGGAATGGGCGTTCGGCGGCAGCAAGGTCAGCGATGACGGCAACTACCTGATCATCACCGCCACGCAAGGCACCGAGCGCAAGAACCGCATTTTCTACAAGGACTTGCGCCAGAAAAACGCCAAGGTCGTCGGCCTGCTGGAAGAATTCGACGCCTCGTACTCGTTTATCGACAATGTCGGCCCCGTGTTCTACTTCGCTACCGACAACAAGGCGCCGAAGTCACGCGTGATCGCCATCGATATCCGCAAGCCTGCCGTGGCTGACTGGAAAGAAATCGTGCCGCAAAGCGAGCAGACCCTGGTCTCGGCCAATATCCTGAACAACCAGCTGGTGCTCGACTACCTGAAGGATGCGCAGACGCAGATCACCATCACCGACCTGAACGGCAAGCTGGTGCGCGCAGTGGAACTGCCGGGCATCGGTTCGGCGGGCGGCTTCGGCGGCAAGCGCCAGGATACGGAAACGTTTTACTCCTACACCAGTTTCACCACGCCGGCCACCATCTACCGCTACGACATGAAGACGGGCAAGAGCACGGTGTATCGCCAGCCGAAGGTCGATTTCGACCCGAACGCGTTTGACGTGCGCCAGCAGTTCTTCACCAGCCGCGACGGCACCAAGGTGCCGATGTTTATCGTCTCGAAAAAAGGCATGAAGCTGGACGGCTCCAACCCGACCTATCTGTACGGCTATGGCGGCTTCAATATTTCGCTCACGCCGGCATTCTCGGTGGCGAATCTTGCCTGGGTCGAAATGGGCGGCGTCTACGTGATGGCCAACCTGCGCGGCGGCGGCGAGTACGGCGAAGCATGGCATCAGGCCGGCACCAAGCTGAACAAGCAAAACGTGTTCGACGACTTTATCGGCGCGGCCGAATGGCTGGTGGCCAACAAGGTCACCTCGCCGGCAAAACTGGCTATCGGCGGCGGCAGCAATGGCGGCCTGCTGGTCGGCGCGGCCATGACGCAGCGTCCGGACCTGTTTGCCGCGGCGATCCCGCAAGTGGGCGTGCTCGACATGCTGCGCTTCCACAAGTTCACCGTGGGCTGGGGCTGGGTGCCTGACTACGGTTCGTCGGACGATGCCGAACAGTTCAAGGCACTGGTGAAATATTCGCCATTGCACAACCTGAAAGCCGGCGGCTGCTACCCGGCCACCATGATCACGACCGCCGACCATGACGACCGCGTGGTGCCCGCCCACAGCTTCAAGTTCGCCGCAGCCGCCCAGGCAGCGCAAGGCGGCGCCGCACCGGTGCTGATCCGCATCGACAGCAAGGCCGGCCACGGCGCCGGCAAGCCGACCGCCAAGCAGATCGAGGAAGTGGCCGATCGCTGGGGCTTCTTGAGCAAGGCATTGAAGATGACGCCAGAGCCGGCGAAAGTGGCGGCGCAGTAAGAAGCGCAGGTCGGATTAGCGGGGCGCAGCCCCGCGTAATCCGACAACATTGTTGGCGTTGATTAGCGCCTCTGGTGGTGTTGGATTACGCGCAAGCGCTAATCCGACCTACGGTCACACGGCGACATGGTCACAATCCTGGCCAATACACCGTCCCCAAACACCGTCTGAAACGGCAAATCCTTGCGCTGCGCATAGCCGATATAGCAGTCGCACTTGAAACGCGGGCAGCTGCGTTCCTGCAGCATGTCGGCCAGATTATCCTGATACAGATTCCCCAGCCGCTCCGGCAAAAAATGGCAGCGCGCCAGCTCGCCGTCGCCGTCGACCGACAGCGCCGTCTCGCCGGCGTAGCATCCCTTGCCGCGTGACGGTACCGGGCGCCGGTTCTGCAAAAACCACGGATCGATGGCATCGAGCCATTCCAGGTCCTCGGCGCTGTAGTAGCCGGGACCGCGCCGGTCATAGGCATTCAGCCATAAATAGACGTGTTCTGGCAGCGCCGCGCGCAGCGCTTGAATGGCGTCGTAGTGTGCATGCAGCGCCACCACCCCGACCGAATAGCGCACGCCCATGGCGTCCAGCCGCGCGCAGCGTTCGACAAAGCGCGCGATTGTCGTCTGGCCCGGGTGATAGGTGCACCACAGGCCGATCTTGGCGCGGCTGGCAGCATGCATCTCGCTCAGCCACGCAAGCGGGCCGGCCAGGTTGGTCTGCAGCGCCACCTGCCGCACATGGGGCAGGGCCGCCAGCGCCTGCATGGCGCTGCGGTAATGGCGCCGCACCAGCGCTTCGCCCCACGGCGTAAACAGCACGCTGATGGCGCGCGTCTGCCGCGCCACCCAGCCGGTAAAGCGGGCCACTTCCCGCGCATCGCGCGCCAGCACGGCGCGGCTGTCCTGCTTCTTGGCGAAGGGGCAGTAGGCGCAGGCGTAGTTGCAGCTCGATAGCGTACCCCTGTATAAGAGGGACAAGCTTCCGGGTGGCGCTGTCAGCATGCCTGGCCGCTTTCGGCCATCAGCGCGCGCACGGTATTCGACGCCAGCCAGGGGCCGATGGTGTCGGCGTAGGAGTAGCCATTGTCATTCAGGCGCAGCAGCGGCCCATGCTGCGTCACCAGTTCCAGCGCAAACAGTTCGGCCAGCTGCGGCAGGTCCAGCAGGCAGTCGCTGCCGAAACGGGCCATGTAGGCGTCCAGGTCCAGGCCCGGCTCCGTCAGCAGCGACTGGATCACATAGCGGCGCCGTTGATCCTCGTCCCCCAGCCGATAGCCATGTTCGGCCTGTGCGAAGCGCGCTTCGTCCAGCGCCAGGTAGTTGTCGATAATGCCGATGGTTTCCGTGCGCGCCACCGCGTATTCGCTCGAATAGTGCAGCTGCGACGTGTACGAACGGGCGCCCGCACCCAGGCCCACCATGCCGTCGTTCTGGCAGCAGTAGGAGGGGCCGGCGTCTTCGGGCGCATGCGGAGCGCGGAACATGCGCATCGAAACCTGCACATAGCCCTGGGCGCGCAGGTGGTCGCGCGCGGCCGCGTACAGGGCCAGGCGGCTGTCGCCGTCGCGCGCCAGCATGATGGGGTCCAGGGTCCCGGCGCCCTTGCGGCGCGCGATCTTGCCCAGGCCAGTCTGCTCGCGCACATACAGCGGATACAGATAGATTTCTTCGGGCCGGAACGCCAGCGCGCTGTCGATCGACGCCAGCAGGCTGGCCACCGTCTGGCCCGCGATGCCGTAGATCAGGTCCAGGTTCAGGGTGGGAAACCCCGCTTCGCGGATCAGGGCGATGGCCTGGCGCACGGTGGAGTTTTGTTGGGGCCGCGCCAGCGCGCGCATTTCGCCGGCGGCAAAGCTCTGGATGCCCAGGCTGACCCGGTCGATGCCATGCGCGCGGCAGACGGCCAGCCGCTCGGCCGTAATGGTTTCGGGCGAGGCTTCGATGCCGGCCGGCGTGGCCTGCAAATCGATGCCGAGGATATCGCGCGCGCCGCACAGCAGGGTGTCGAGCTGCGACGCCGACAGATAGGTCGGTGTACCGCCACCGAGCGCGAAGCGGGCAAAGCGTCGCTCACCGAGGGCGCCGTCCATCGCGCGCATCTGCACCAGCACCTGCTGCACATAGCGCTCGACCATCTCGGCGCTGGGCCGCGCCATGGCGAACAGATTGCAGAAGCCGCAGCGCATTTCGCAGAACGGAATATGGATGTAGGCGAACAGGGCGGAACGGTCCTGCCGCGCCCAGATGGGCGCCAGCGGCGTGGCCCGGGCCAGTGTGCGGTAGGCCGCCTTGTGCGGGTAAGAATAAGAATACGCCTGGTAAGGCGTGTGGCGCATGCGCTGCGCCAGGGTACCCGGCTGTTCGGATGGATTCACGGTGCGGCTCCCTGGGAATGCTGGTGTGAAGGTTCAATGAAAAAATGCGCGTACGGCACGTTCCAGACGCTGTCGTGGGCCACGCGGTGGCCGCGGTAGCCGTCTTCGCCATAGGCACTGCCGTGGTCCGAGCAGACGATGGCAAAGGTCGGCGCACGTCCGGCGCAGGCGTCGAACAGCGGCGCCAGCGCCTGGTCGACATAGCGCAGCGCGGCCGCGTGGCTATCGAGATTATCAAGCCGGCAGCCGGGCAGGTAGGCGCGGTTCGGCGTATGCAGGGCCGCCACGTTGATGAATAAAAAAGTGCGCTGGTCGTTTTCCGCCAGCAGCCGGGTGGCCAAGGCCACCTGTTTTTCCGTGGAATGGCGCCCGGCCACGCCCATGCCGGCGCTCCAGTGACTTTCCTGGAACAGCGCCGGCAGCACACGGCCCAGCGCCGTTTGTTTGTTAAAAAAGCCCACGCCGCCGATGCAGATGGTGCGGTAGCCGCGCGCGGCCAGCGCCTCGGGGATGCTCGCTTCCTCGAAGGCGAAGGTGCGTGGCGACGTCGTCTCGCTGCCGGCAAAGGCGCTGGCGAACAGGCGCGGATGGCGGCTGGGCGCGCAGGGCGTCGGCAAAAAGCCGGCAAAGAAGGCCTGGTGTGCGGCGTAGGTAAAGGTGGCGGGCGAGTGGCGCTTGTCCCAGCCCGTGGCCGGCAGGAAGCGCCCAAGCACCGGCAGTTCGCCTGCCTCGAACAGGGCCTGCGCCACGTCGTAACGCAGGGTGTCGAGGGTAAGGAAGACCATATCGTGGCTGCCCACGACAAGGTTCATGTCGGGAATGGCCGGCTCAGTCATGATGGAAGTGCCGCAGCTGCGCCACATGGGTATCGTGCCCCTGCCACAAGAGGCCGGGCAGCAGGTCGCCAAACGCATTCGCCTCCAGCACGTGGGCCTGACCACGGCGCACCACCAGGTCGTAGCCGGCCACGCCGCTGGCGGGAAAGGCCAGCGCCGCCTGGCGGGTAGCCGCTTCCAGCGCCGCCATGTCAAGCTCGTTCAGCAGCGAGCAAGGATCGCCGCGCTGGTTGTCCAGGTGCAGATTGGTCATCATTTGCGTGCCCAGGCGCGCCACCCGGTGCGCGGGCTGGCCGGCAATCGCCACCACGCGCAGGTCATAATGGCTGTCGCCGCAGCGCGGCTTGGCTAGCCAGGCTTCCGCATACAATTCCTGCTTGGCCAGCGCGTCGACTAGGGCGGCGATATCGGCGGCGTTTTCATGGCGCGCGATGCGCTTGACATTGAACAGCCGCGTTGCGCCGTCCACCTGCACGATGCTGGCCGAGGTGGTGGCCTGCTGGCGGCCGCTCCGGTTGCGCCGGTAGGCCACCACGCCCGAGGCGGACGAGCCATAGCGCGGTTTCAGGTAGACCCGATCAAGATCGTGCTGGTGCAGCAGCGACTGCAGATGGTCGTAGCCGTCGATACGTCCAAGCAGCGCGGGGATCACTACGCCGTGCTCGGCCAGGTGGCGCTGGCAAGCCAGTTTGTCGGTCATCAGGGTAATCTCGCCCGGCGCGTTGAAAACATGCGCCCGGGGCAGGGCGGCCAGCTGGCGTGACAGGCGCGCCATGGCGTCCGAGAAACCGGCAAACCAGGCGTCCATCGCCAGCAGTTCGCCATGCTCGGGCGCACGCACGGGCGCGCGGTCCAGCAGGCGGCAGCCGTCGTGCAGCAGCTGCACATGCGTTGCCGCATCGTCGCCCGGCGGTTCGATCTTGAACCGGCAGGGCTGGCTCAGCGCGGTCTCAAGCAAGGCCGGCTGCGCCAGCCAGTCGCGCCATTCGAGCACCCGGGCAGGCGGCAGCGCCAGCTGCGCGCGCGCCGCCTGCAGCAGGCGCACGCGCTTGCTGCCACCGGTGGCCAGCAAGATCATCGCGGACAAGGCGTACCCTCTTTACTCGCCGACGGCCACGTAGCGATACACGTCGCCATCGTCTTCGTCGTCTTCCTGCGGATCGTCCAGCACCACCTCGAACGGCAGGGCCTTGAGTTTTTCCTGGTTCGCTTCCGAGATATAGTGGTGCGACAGGTCCAGGAGGGTCAAATTGCCAAGTTGCGTGCCGTGCAGCAGCGCTTCGGCGCCCACGTCGCCGAGCGTGCCCAGCGACAGGTCGAGCGTGGTGATGGTGGCCAGCAGCGGCTCGTTGGCCAGCCAGACGGCCAGTTCGTCGGCGATCTGCGCGTCGCGCAGGCCCAGATAGCGCAGGGTCGGCGTGGCCAGTTGCGCCAGCACTTTCCGGTATAGCGCCACGTCGCCCGAAAAGCCATAGTCGTCGGTGCCCAGCCACAGCTCCAGGTGTTCCAGTTTCGGCATGCTCGATTCCGCCAGGGCCTGGGCTATCTTCTGGTCCAGGCCACCGGATTCGATGGTGAGCTTGCGCAGGTTCTGGTGCGCGAACGGCTCCAGTATCAATTCATTGCCGCCGCGGATACGCAACTCTTCCAGCTGCGGGAAGGCGTCCAGCAGCGGCTTGTAGCTGCCTTGCACGATCCACGAGATTTCGCATTCCTCGTACGTCATGTCGCCGATAAACAGCGCGCGCAGTTTTGGCAGCTGCGGCGCATGGCCGGCCAGCGCGGCGATCACCTCGTCGGCGCCCGCTTCATACGGGTCGCCCCACATGCCGATGATCAGCGCCTCCAGCGCATTCTTGTCGGCTTTTTCCAGGAAGCCGGCGATCAGGTCCGGCATCTTGCGCTTGTCGTCATATTCCAGCGACAAACGATACACCACGTCCGGCGAGGGATCGAAAGCGATCTCGGGGTCGTACTGCACGACTTTTTTATGGTGGAAGGTGGTGGTGCTGTCGGAAATGGTCATTGCGGAGGCTCCATGAAAGGCAGTGGAAAGCTTGTCTATTCCAAAATCTTAGCATGGGCGCAAGGGCTTCTTGCACACCGCTGGACAGCAACTATCGGTGGATGACAACCAGCAGTGCCTTGCCTTCGGTCTTGCCGAGGTTGCGGATGGTATGCGGCTGGTCGGCAGGATAGCGCGCCGTGCCGCCATTCTTGACCTTTTTCTTTGCTGTGCCCACTTCCAGTTCCAGGTTGCCGTGGATGACGGTCAGGTGTTCGGTGGTGCCCGGGTCGTGCGGCTGCGAAGCCAGTTCGCCGCCCGGCGCCAGGGTCACCTCATACCATTCATATTTGCCTGCCAGTTCCATCGGTCCCAGGATGCGCAGCACATAGCCGGCATGGTCGCCGGGCAGGGTGGGGGTTTCGTGGGCGTCGGTGACGCGGATGGTTTCCACCGCTTTTTCCGCGCTGGACAGCAATTCGCCGATCTGCACGCCCAGCGCATTGGCCAGGCGCCAGGTAATGGCGATGGTCGGATTGGCCTTTTCGCGCTCGATCTGCGACAGCATGGACTTCGAGACGCCCGCGATGCGCGACAAATCCTCCAGTGTCAGGCCGCGCGCCAGGCGCAACCGTTGCAAAGTGGCGCCCACTTCGGGCGGAGAATTGGTCGAAACACTGGTTTTCATCGGCGGTTGGCTTGCAAAGTTCAATAGGCTTGGGTAATATCCACTATATTGAATTTCAGTTCGACATAGTGGATTTTGAGGCGAAACACGGAAAACGTGTAGACTTCAAACAGCGCTTCACGGTACAGCATATGGCGCGCAGCGGTCAAGCGGCCGGCCTTTCCCTATGGCGGCGGGTACGAAACATACAACACGGACACAAGGATCATCATGAGCGAGCAAGCGAAGAACACCTTTTTCAGCGGTCTGCAACAGAACCTCGATCAACTGCGCCAGCAGGGCCTGTACAAGCCCGAGCGCGTGATCGCCTCGCGCCAGGGCGCTGAAGTGGTGTGCGACGATGGCCGCACCCTGATCAATATGTGTGCCAACAATTACCTGGGCCTGTCGGGCGACCTGCAGACGCAGCAGGCGTCGATCGCCGCCACCGAAAAATACGGCTATGGCCTGTCGTCGGTGCGCTTTATCTGCGGCACGCAGACCGTGCACAAGGAACTGGAACAGGCCATCTCGTCTTTCTTGGGCACCGAAGACACGATACTGTACGCGGCCGCGTTCGACGCCAACGGCGGCGTGTTCGAGCCGCTGTTCGACGAGAACGACGCCATCATCTCCGACGCGCTGAACCACGCCTCCATCATCGACGGCATCCGCCTGTGCAAGGCCGGCCGCTACCGCTATGCCCACAACGACATGGCCGACCTGGAAGTGCAGCTGCAGGCCGCGATCGCCGCCGGCAAGCGCCACAAGGTGATCGTCACCGACGGCGTGTTTTCGATGGACGGCACGATTGCCCAGCTCGACAAGATCTGCGACCTGGCCGACAAATACGATGCGCTGGTGATGATCGACGAATGCCACGCTTCCGGCTTTATGGGCGCGACGGGGCGCGGGACGCACGAACACCACAATGTGATGGGCCGCATCGACATCATCACCGGCACCCTGGGCAAGGCCCTGGGCGGCGCCATGGGCGGCTTTACCTCGGCACGCAAGGAAGTGATCGACACCCTGCGCCAGAAGTCGCGTCCTTATCTGTTCTCGAACACGCTGGCGCCATCGATCGCCGGCGCCTCGCTGTCGGTGCTCGAGCGCCTGGCAAAGTCGACGGAACTGCGCGACCGCCTGCATAAAAACACGGCCTTCTTCCGCAGCGAGATCGAACGCATCGGCTTTACCATCAAGCCGGGCACCCACCCTGTGGTTCCGGTGATGCTGTTCGACGCGCCGGTGGCGCAAAAATTCGCCGCACGTCTGTATGAACTGGGCGTGCTGGTAACGGGCTTTTTCTATCCGGTGGTGCCGATGGGCCAGGCGCGCGTGCGCGTGCAGCTGTCGGCCGCACATACCCGCGAACAGCTGGTGACGGTGCTGGCCGCGTTCGAGCAGGCCGGCAAGGAACTGGGCCTGATCCAGGCCACCACGACCACCAATTAATAATAAAAATTTAGGAATACAGCATGGAACGCATTTTAGTCATCGGCGCAAACGGCCAGATCGGCAGTGAACTGGTCGGCGCCCTGGCGCAGCAGCACGGCGCGGACAACGTCATCGCCAGCGATATCGGCACCAAGAACGTGTACGACGCCAAGCGCTATGCGCAGCTGAACGTGCTTGACAAGGACGGCCTGGCACAGATCATCGCCGACGAAAACATCACCCAGGTGTACCAGCTGGCGGCCATGCTGTCGGCCACCGGCGAAGCGGCGCCGCTGAAGGCCTGGAGCCTGAACATGGATGGCCTGCTCAATATCCTGGAGCTGGCGCGCGAACGTGGCGAGGCGGGCAA is a window of Janthinobacterium sp. J1-1 DNA encoding:
- a CDS encoding STM4014 family protein, translated to MILLATGGSKRVRLLQAARAQLALPPARVLEWRDWLAQPALLETALSQPCRFKIEPPGDDAATHVQLLHDGCRLLDRAPVRAPEHGELLAMDAWFAGFSDAMARLSRQLAALPRAHVFNAPGEITLMTDKLACQRHLAEHGVVIPALLGRIDGYDHLQSLLHQHDLDRVYLKPRYGSSASGVVAYRRNRSGRQQATTSASIVQVDGATRLFNVKRIARHENAADIAALVDALAKQELYAEAWLAKPRCGDSHYDLRVVAIAGQPAHRVARLGTQMMTNLHLDNQRGDPCSLLNELDMAALEAATRQAALAFPASGVAGYDLVVRRGQAHVLEANAFGDLLPGLLWQGHDTHVAQLRHFHHD
- a CDS encoding GGDEF domain-containing protein, translating into MTVEAADVLHDILAGRKLSALFQPIIQMASGNIIGYEGLIRGPSDSPLHAPMNLFKVARACGLTLEVEHLCRQVVLERFAELNLPGKLFLNVSPECLLLRNARHGETLEYIEQIGINPERVIIELTENQPTYDYELMREAVLHYRNMGFQIAIDDLGEGFSSLRLWSELRPEYVKIDMHFIQGINNDPVKLQFVRSIQEIAEKSGTLVIAEGIEAQTELLVLRDLGVAFGQGYHLGRPNAMPARALPAEVVQALGRNGVAVYPQRSSLEKNGASIRKLLHRVSSISTARNNNEVYEIFMKEPKLMIIPVVDDGVPLGLISRFDMIDHFARPYQRELYGKKSCSVFMDAKPLIADHETSLQELSYIMAQSDAHHLYNGFIITEHGRYMGMGTGHDLMREITQMQINAARYANPLTQLPGNVPINEHIDRLLHSGSRFWVCYCDLDHFKPFNDVYGYRKGDDVIQLTGEILSSHCDANRDFIGHIGGDDFMILFQSEDWETRCQAMLDDFAAAILAFYSVDDCERGGYISEDRQGKKVFYSLISLSLGVIKVSAHQYYTHHQIATQAAEAKRQAKKIHGNSLFLDRRQAAAPRPDAI
- the kbl gene encoding glycine C-acetyltransferase — encoded protein: MSEQAKNTFFSGLQQNLDQLRQQGLYKPERVIASRQGAEVVCDDGRTLINMCANNYLGLSGDLQTQQASIAATEKYGYGLSSVRFICGTQTVHKELEQAISSFLGTEDTILYAAAFDANGGVFEPLFDENDAIISDALNHASIIDGIRLCKAGRYRYAHNDMADLEVQLQAAIAAGKRHKVIVTDGVFSMDGTIAQLDKICDLADKYDALVMIDECHASGFMGATGRGTHEHHNVMGRIDIITGTLGKALGGAMGGFTSARKEVIDTLRQKSRPYLFSNTLAPSIAGASLSVLERLAKSTELRDRLHKNTAFFRSEIERIGFTIKPGTHPVVPVMLFDAPVAQKFAARLYELGVLVTGFFYPVVPMGQARVRVQLSAAHTREQLVTVLAAFEQAGKELGLIQATTTTN
- a CDS encoding STM4011 family radical SAM protein gives rise to the protein MSLLYRGTLSSCNYACAYCPFAKKQDSRAVLARDAREVARFTGWVARQTRAISVLFTPWGEALVRRHYRSAMQALAALPHVRQVALQTNLAGPLAWLSEMHAASRAKIGLWCTYHPGQTTIARFVERCARLDAMGVRYSVGVVALHAHYDAIQALRAALPEHVYLWLNAYDRRGPGYYSAEDLEWLDAIDPWFLQNRRPVPSRGKGCYAGETALSVDGDGELARCHFLPERLGNLYQDNLADMLQERSCPRFKCDCYIGYAQRKDLPFQTVFGDGVLARIVTMSPCDRRSD
- a CDS encoding helix-turn-helix domain-containing protein — translated: MKTSVSTNSPPEVGATLQRLRLARGLTLEDLSRIAGVSKSMLSQIEREKANPTIAITWRLANALGVQIGELLSSAEKAVETIRVTDAHETPTLPGDHAGYVLRILGPMELAGKYEWYEVTLAPGGELASQPHDPGTTEHLTVIHGNLELEVGTAKKKVKNGGTARYPADQPHTIRNLGKTEGKALLVVIHR
- a CDS encoding STM4013/SEN3800 family hydrolase, with product MTEPAIPDMNLVVGSHDMVFLTLDTLRYDVAQALFEAGELPVLGRFLPATGWDKRHSPATFTYAAHQAFFAGFLPTPCAPSRHPRLFASAFAGSETTSPRTFAFEEASIPEALAARGYRTICIGGVGFFNKQTALGRVLPALFQESHWSAGMGVAGRHSTEKQVALATRLLAENDQRTFLFINVAALHTPNRAYLPGCRLDNLDSHAAALRYVDQALAPLFDACAGRAPTFAIVCSDHGSAYGEDGYRGHRVAHDSVWNVPYAHFFIEPSHQHSQGAAP
- a CDS encoding STM4015 family protein, with protein sequence MTISDSTTTFHHKKVVQYDPEIAFDPSPDVVYRLSLEYDDKRKMPDLIAGFLEKADKNALEALIIGMWGDPYEAGADEVIAALAGHAPQLPKLRALFIGDMTYEECEISWIVQGSYKPLLDAFPQLEELRIRGGNELILEPFAHQNLRKLTIESGGLDQKIAQALAESSMPKLEHLELWLGTDDYGFSGDVALYRKVLAQLATPTLRYLGLRDAQIADELAVWLANEPLLATITTLDLSLGTLGDVGAEALLHGTQLGNLTLLDLSHHYISEANQEKLKALPFEVVLDDPQEDDEDDGDVYRYVAVGE
- a CDS encoding STM4012 family radical SAM protein; protein product: MNPSEQPGTLAQRMRHTPYQAYSYSYPHKAAYRTLARATPLAPIWARQDRSALFAYIHIPFCEMRCGFCNLFAMARPSAEMVERYVQQVLVQMRAMDGALGERRFARFALGGGTPTYLSASQLDTLLCGARDILGIDLQATPAGIEASPETITAERLAVCRAHGIDRVSLGIQSFAAGEMRALARPQQNSTVRQAIALIREAGFPTLNLDLIYGIAGQTVASLLASIDSALAFRPEEIYLYPLYVREQTGLGKIARRKGAGTLDPIMLARDGDSRLALYAAARDHLRAQGYVQVSMRMFRAPHAPEDAGPSYCCQNDGMVGLGAGARSYTSQLHYSSEYAVARTETIGIIDNYLALDEARFAQAEHGYRLGDEDQRRRYVIQSLLTEPGLDLDAYMARFGSDCLLDLPQLAELFALELVTQHGPLLRLNDNGYSYADTIGPWLASNTVRALMAESGQAC
- a CDS encoding prolyl oligopeptidase family serine peptidase yields the protein MQLRSATLVFSLLAAFGGNALAQTCPAGDSPAVTYPVTKKVDQQDSYFGTTIADPYRWLEDANSAETHDWVVEQNKLTQSYLGTIPEREAIKQRLTKLWNYERFSTPSKQGGRYFYTRNDGLQNQAVLYTVKKLTDEPRLLLDPNTLSADGTVALAGTSISPNGKFLAYATAASGSDWNEWKVRDIDTGKDLTDEIKWAKFSGASWTKDNTGFFYSRYDAPKEATKLADINYFQKLYFHKLGTPQSADVLVFDRPDQKEWAFGGSKVSDDGNYLIITATQGTERKNRIFYKDLRQKNAKVVGLLEEFDASYSFIDNVGPVFYFATDNKAPKSRVIAIDIRKPAVADWKEIVPQSEQTLVSANILNNQLVLDYLKDAQTQITITDLNGKLVRAVELPGIGSAGGFGGKRQDTETFYSYTSFTTPATIYRYDMKTGKSTVYRQPKVDFDPNAFDVRQQFFTSRDGTKVPMFIVSKKGMKLDGSNPTYLYGYGGFNISLTPAFSVANLAWVEMGGVYVMANLRGGGEYGEAWHQAGTKLNKQNVFDDFIGAAEWLVANKVTSPAKLAIGGGSNGGLLVGAAMTQRPDLFAAAIPQVGVLDMLRFHKFTVGWGWVPDYGSSDDAEQFKALVKYSPLHNLKAGGCYPATMITTADHDDRVVPAHSFKFAAAAQAAQGGAAPVLIRIDSKAGHGAGKPTAKQIEEVADRWGFLSKALKMTPEPAKVAAQ